In Kordia antarctica, the following proteins share a genomic window:
- a CDS encoding GIN domain-containing protein codes for MKKVIPLLFLLVFVNFTFAQKKPKIQGSKNVIETSNTLASFKAIELSEDIVVNIFQGEATRYTLKCDDNLVDFIKFEIVDETLKIYTTHEIRRAKALEINLTVLNISSITLKENSKLTCKTRLKLDTLSFTAFDESEYNIDVFAESSNFQLYKSTKGKIQLKGQNTKFTLIENAYIEGDIVLENIEIIAKDRTDVEVEGDVKFLKLTTSNSSDVDLKKLKCSTIEAITSDSSEAYIFSNGEMKLSNSDKSKVYIYGNPSISIDRLKDNAQIIKK; via the coding sequence ATGAAAAAAGTTATACCATTACTATTCTTATTAGTATTTGTAAATTTTACATTTGCTCAAAAAAAGCCAAAAATTCAAGGAAGCAAAAATGTAATTGAAACCAGTAATACTTTAGCAAGCTTTAAAGCGATTGAATTGAGTGAAGATATTGTAGTTAATATTTTTCAAGGAGAAGCAACTCGTTACACGTTAAAATGTGACGATAATTTGGTCGATTTTATAAAATTTGAAATTGTTGATGAAACGCTAAAAATTTATACAACACACGAAATTAGAAGAGCAAAAGCACTAGAAATCAATCTTACAGTGCTAAATATTTCGTCTATTACATTAAAAGAAAATTCGAAATTGACATGTAAAACTAGACTAAAATTAGATACGTTGTCATTTACAGCTTTTGATGAATCTGAATATAATATAGATGTGTTTGCAGAATCTTCTAATTTTCAATTGTATAAAAGTACCAAAGGGAAAATTCAACTTAAAGGACAAAATACTAAGTTTACATTAATTGAAAATGCTTATATTGAAGGAGATATTGTGCTGGAAAATATTGAAATAATTGCAAAAGATAGAACGGATGTTGAGGTTGAAGGAGATGTAAAGTTTTTAAAACTAACAACTTCAAATTCATCAGATGTCGATTTAAAAAAACTAAAATGTTCCACTATTGAAGCAATCACTTCCGATAGTTCTGAAGCGTATATTTTTTCTAATGGAGAAATGAAACTCAGCAATAGCGATAAAAGTAAAGTGTATATTTACGGAAATCCTTCTATCAGTATTGATAGATTAAAAGATAATGCGCAAATCATCAAAAAATAA
- a CDS encoding mechanosensitive ion channel family protein: METINDVKSLTLNSFNEMGKTIAEGAPKVLFALLILLIGWLITKVIVFILKRTLRFAKVDKLTTLINEKDVFGKTDLKFNVTNVIVGFVKWIMFLVFLIVAVDIMEWQIVSIEIGKLLSYLPRLFSAIALFMIGLYIANFLKKAIKGVFESFDLNGTKIISNLVFYLIVIIVSITALNQAGIDTDIITKNLTIILGAFLGAIALGFGLGSKEVVGDLLRAFYTRKNYEVGQKIKFKDVQGSIESIDNITMTIKTAKGKIVLPIKEVVENQIEVED; the protein is encoded by the coding sequence ATGGAAACAATTAATGATGTCAAAAGTCTCACATTGAACTCTTTCAATGAAATGGGCAAAACTATTGCAGAAGGCGCTCCAAAAGTACTCTTTGCACTTCTTATCTTACTAATTGGATGGTTAATTACAAAAGTGATCGTTTTTATTTTAAAGCGAACGCTACGTTTTGCCAAAGTAGATAAACTAACAACGCTCATCAATGAAAAAGATGTTTTTGGGAAAACGGATTTAAAATTCAATGTAACAAATGTGATTGTCGGATTTGTAAAATGGATCATGTTCTTGGTGTTTCTTATTGTTGCTGTCGATATCATGGAATGGCAAATAGTTTCCATTGAAATAGGAAAACTATTAAGTTACTTACCAAGATTATTTAGTGCAATTGCATTATTTATGATCGGATTATACATTGCAAACTTCCTAAAAAAAGCAATCAAAGGTGTTTTTGAATCGTTTGATTTAAACGGAACAAAAATTATAAGCAACCTTGTTTTTTACTTAATTGTAATAATCGTTTCCATAACAGCACTAAACCAGGCAGGAATTGATACTGATATCATTACTAAGAACTTAACAATCATATTAGGCGCATTCTTAGGAGCAATTGCTTTAGGGTTTGGCTTAGGCTCAAAAGAAGTTGTAGGCGATTTGTTGAGAGCATTTTACACACGAAAAAACTACGAAGTCGGTCAAAAAATAAAATTTAAAGATGTGCAAGGTTCTATTGAATCTATTGATAACATTACTATGACAATTAAAACTGCAAAGGGTAAAATTGTACTTCCAATCAAGGAAGTTGTAGAAAATCAAATAGAAGTAGAAGACTAA
- a CDS encoding RNA polymerase sigma factor, giving the protein MKTDKKFPEMTDEELVAEIIRTKNALLFGTLYDRFNVVVYNKCYGFVKNRDEANDLTQDVFLKLFMKLQSFKGTSKFSTWLYAFTYNLCLNYINRDTAKKIEKQSIPVEEYDHLLIEPSDYNLFQLGVVKLKLALEMITPEDKVLLLLKYQDDLTIKDLASVLNIGESAVKMRLKRAKARIIEIYNEKL; this is encoded by the coding sequence TTGAAAACAGATAAAAAGTTCCCGGAAATGACAGATGAGGAACTTGTAGCGGAAATAATTAGAACAAAAAATGCATTACTTTTTGGTACTTTATACGATCGATTTAACGTAGTAGTTTATAACAAATGTTATGGCTTTGTGAAAAATAGAGATGAAGCCAATGATTTAACACAAGATGTATTCCTTAAACTTTTCATGAAATTACAGAGCTTCAAAGGAACCTCTAAATTTTCCACATGGCTCTACGCTTTTACCTACAATCTGTGTTTAAATTATATAAATAGAGATACTGCAAAGAAAATAGAAAAACAGTCAATTCCTGTTGAAGAATACGATCATTTACTTATAGAACCCAGTGATTACAATTTATTTCAATTAGGCGTAGTAAAATTAAAATTAGCATTAGAGATGATAACTCCAGAAGACAAGGTTCTTTTACTGCTAAAATATCAAGACGATTTAACTATAAAAGATTTAGCATCTGTCCTGAACATTGGAGAAAGTGCTGTCAAAATGCGATTAAAAAGAGCGAAAGCTAGAATAATAGAAATTTATAATGAAAAATTATAA
- a CDS encoding ABC transporter ATP-binding protein: MSTKNTYPVLQASALSIGYEDKATTKVIAEDINFEISKGKLVALVGANGIGKSTLLRTLAKIQQPLSGEIRLQNKSLHSYSNGELAKEISLVLTEQIPSKNLTVLELIALGRQPYTNWIGNLSENDHAIVESALDKTNLHEFKHRKCYTLSDGQLQKVMIARALAQDTSMIILDEPTTHLDMYHKAYVLNLLKKLAHDTQKTMLFSTHEIDLAIQLCDEMIVMHNGNVFSGTPCSLIEQGIFEALFPNDLIAFDASSGSFKVKS; encoded by the coding sequence ATTTCTACAAAAAATACATATCCCGTTTTACAAGCTTCCGCACTTTCTATTGGTTATGAAGATAAAGCCACTACGAAAGTAATTGCAGAAGACATTAATTTCGAAATTTCGAAAGGAAAGTTGGTTGCCTTAGTTGGCGCAAACGGAATTGGAAAGTCTACGTTGTTGCGAACGTTGGCAAAAATTCAACAACCACTTTCGGGAGAAATTAGGTTGCAAAATAAGTCGCTTCACTCCTACTCAAATGGCGAGTTGGCAAAAGAAATTAGTTTAGTTTTGACGGAACAAATTCCGTCTAAAAATTTAACGGTTTTAGAGTTAATTGCGCTTGGTCGCCAGCCTTATACCAATTGGATTGGAAATCTTTCTGAGAACGATCATGCAATTGTGGAAAGCGCATTAGATAAAACAAATTTGCACGAATTTAAACATCGAAAATGCTACACATTGAGTGACGGACAGTTGCAAAAAGTAATGATTGCGCGCGCATTAGCACAAGATACATCTATGATTATTTTGGATGAACCAACAACGCATTTAGATATGTATCACAAAGCATATGTGTTGAATCTTTTGAAAAAATTAGCGCACGATACCCAAAAAACTATGTTGTTTTCTACGCATGAAATCGATTTAGCAATTCAGTTGTGCGATGAAATGATTGTGATGCATAATGGCAACGTATTTTCGGGAACGCCTTGTAGTTTGATCGAACAAGGAATTTTTGAAGCTTTATTTCCTAATGATTTGATTGCTTTTGATGCGAGTTCGGGAAGTTTTAAAGTAAAAAGTTAA
- the rmuC gene encoding DNA recombination protein RmuC gives MSEIVIYIILIVVFLAVGIFLGMYIGNLKTKAQQEGLQERNYRLQLQFDDFKVAVDNEKSQQNESFQQQLNGIKENLSKTEHDREEIRREKDFLNVELARRNSELENLQKQLRERDEQMKVQQEQLRKDFELLANKILEEKSSKFTEQNKENIKNILTPLQEKIQHFEKKVEDSQKENISIHSALREKLSELSKANIQISQEAVNLTKALKGDSKMQGNWGELVLERVLEKSGLEKDREYVVQQNFAREDGSRSLPDVIINLPNNKKMVIDSKVSLTSYERFVNCEDSERAMYLKEHLTSIKRHIDQLSAKKYEDLYEIESPDFVLMFVPIEPAFAIAINEDNSLYNKAFEKNIVIVTPTTLLATLRTIDTMWNNEKQQQNAIEIARQAGSLYDKFEGFMSDLIGIGKKIDATKSDYSSAMNKLFEGRGNIITSIEKIKKMGAKAKKSLPEAIIKRAKNEHLNHDEEPKRLL, from the coding sequence ATGTCAGAAATCGTTATTTATATTATCCTCATTGTGGTGTTTTTAGCCGTTGGTATTTTCTTGGGAATGTACATTGGTAATCTAAAAACAAAAGCACAACAAGAAGGTTTGCAAGAGCGTAATTATCGATTACAATTACAATTTGATGATTTCAAAGTAGCAGTCGATAACGAAAAGTCGCAACAAAACGAGTCGTTTCAACAGCAACTAAATGGCATCAAAGAAAATTTATCCAAAACCGAACATGATCGCGAAGAAATTAGACGCGAAAAAGATTTCCTCAATGTAGAACTCGCTCGGAGAAATTCTGAATTAGAAAATCTACAAAAACAATTACGCGAACGCGACGAACAAATGAAAGTGCAGCAAGAACAATTGCGCAAAGATTTTGAGCTACTCGCAAATAAAATTCTGGAAGAAAAATCATCAAAATTTACCGAGCAAAACAAAGAGAATATAAAAAATATTTTGACGCCACTTCAAGAAAAAATTCAACACTTTGAAAAGAAAGTGGAAGACAGTCAAAAGGAAAACATAAGTATTCATTCCGCTTTGCGCGAAAAACTATCTGAACTTAGTAAAGCAAATATTCAAATCAGTCAAGAAGCTGTCAATCTAACGAAAGCCTTAAAAGGTGACAGCAAAATGCAAGGAAATTGGGGCGAATTGGTCTTAGAGCGTGTTTTGGAAAAAAGTGGTTTAGAAAAAGATCGCGAATATGTAGTGCAACAAAATTTCGCTCGTGAAGATGGTTCGCGTTCATTACCTGATGTGATTATCAACTTGCCAAATAATAAAAAAATGGTGATTGATTCCAAAGTTTCGCTAACTTCATACGAACGTTTTGTAAACTGCGAAGATTCAGAAAGAGCAATGTATCTAAAAGAACATTTAACTTCAATAAAACGACATATAGATCAACTTTCAGCAAAGAAATACGAAGACTTATACGAAATAGAAAGTCCCGATTTTGTATTAATGTTTGTACCAATAGAACCTGCGTTTGCCATTGCAATTAATGAAGATAATTCGTTATACAACAAAGCATTCGAAAAAAATATTGTCATTGTAACTCCAACAACGTTACTCGCTACTTTACGTACGATTGACACGATGTGGAATAATGAAAAACAACAACAAAACGCAATTGAAATTGCGCGACAAGCTGGTTCATTATACGATAAATTTGAAGGTTTTATGAGCGACCTCATCGGAATTGGAAAAAAGATCGACGCTACAAAATCTGACTATTCTTCAGCGATGAATAAACTGTTTGAAGGTCGTGGAAACATCATCACAAGTATTGAAAAGATCAAAAAAATGGGCGCGAAAGCTAAAAAGTCACTTCCAGAAGCTATCATAAAACGTGCTAAAAATGAACATCTAAATCATGATGAAGAACCGAAACGATTGCTTTAG
- a CDS encoding caspase family protein, translating to MRTILAICWLFLSFFSVNAQTKKAFLVGVGNYEDSGLGWTNISGDNDVEYLRAFLMTQGFHSKDIHLLKNEDATKQNVLDSLRSFTTTIKDSTSIVFLYFASHGQQITDSNGDEKQDQLDEAIVLYDTPKEAKYQANYKGEKHLLDDELQLIIYDIRKRLNQKGQLFMGVDACFSGTTDKGSDNLPIRGTNKKFILKDIVSKKAKDSLELKELFDTDKKLGPFILMTASEAHQVNTQYSKDLGSLTYAIVNGFNEIKGSTGISYQYFFKKNVLESFDFLEGISSQKPTLSGDITETLFNTSEITSKYSYFLTSYFPKDFRVDKNRALYLPYGKIHGITEDVIFKIIHRANDRIVGYGKVVTANETESKFICNTSIDKEILNNSLLVPIQLQYIEKSFKIQLFSEESKGLSSLYLTPKGNQPVITNKADFQLYIKKNTYTITSGKEIILLDRPIETLSNGLTYASYLQYLMNLDKKQKSKKLLDYYFVMETDETGATTIRNRKAVSYFYNIATLGLTFKVIYPNQEYRNDELFIGGKLGSKSIPMKFRADQKKVFIIEQKKTHGNYVPNLDLNKSIYNHAYLFMNEALPATIKFKMFPVKPLKRKKGFKLFIF from the coding sequence ATGCGTACAATACTTGCTATTTGTTGGTTATTCCTGTCTTTTTTTTCTGTGAATGCACAAACTAAGAAAGCTTTTTTGGTTGGTGTTGGAAATTATGAAGATTCAGGATTAGGTTGGACAAATATTTCTGGAGATAATGATGTGGAGTATTTACGAGCGTTTTTAATGACGCAAGGATTTCATTCAAAAGACATTCATCTACTTAAAAATGAAGATGCTACAAAGCAAAATGTGTTAGATAGTTTGCGAAGTTTTACTACAACTATAAAAGATTCTACCAGTATTGTATTTTTATATTTTGCTTCGCACGGACAACAAATTACAGATAGTAATGGCGATGAAAAACAAGATCAATTAGATGAAGCAATTGTATTGTATGACACGCCAAAGGAAGCCAAATATCAAGCAAATTATAAAGGAGAAAAGCATTTATTAGATGATGAATTACAACTTATTATTTACGATATTAGAAAACGGTTAAACCAAAAAGGGCAACTTTTTATGGGCGTAGATGCCTGTTTTTCAGGAACAACCGATAAAGGTTCGGATAATTTACCAATTAGAGGAACCAATAAAAAATTTATCTTAAAAGATATCGTTTCGAAAAAGGCAAAAGATAGTTTAGAACTGAAGGAGCTTTTTGATACTGACAAAAAATTGGGTCCATTTATATTAATGACAGCTTCCGAAGCCCATCAAGTAAATACGCAATATAGCAAAGATTTAGGTTCGTTGACATATGCTATTGTAAATGGATTTAATGAGATAAAAGGTTCTACAGGAATTAGTTATCAGTATTTTTTCAAAAAAAATGTATTGGAATCATTTGATTTTCTAGAAGGAATTTCTTCTCAAAAACCAACATTAAGCGGCGATATTACCGAAACACTTTTCAATACGTCTGAAATCACATCCAAATATTCATATTTCTTAACGAGCTATTTTCCAAAAGATTTTAGAGTAGATAAAAATAGAGCTTTGTATTTACCTTACGGAAAGATTCATGGAATTACTGAAGATGTAATTTTTAAAATTATACATCGTGCAAATGATCGTATTGTTGGCTACGGAAAAGTAGTCACGGCTAATGAAACAGAAAGTAAATTTATCTGTAACACATCTATTGATAAAGAAATTTTGAACAACTCATTATTGGTGCCAATTCAATTACAATACATTGAAAAGTCATTCAAAATTCAGCTTTTTTCAGAGGAATCTAAAGGTCTTTCCTCGTTGTATTTAACTCCAAAAGGAAATCAACCTGTAATTACCAATAAAGCAGATTTTCAATTATACATTAAAAAGAATACATACACGATAACTAGCGGAAAGGAAATCATTTTGTTAGATCGTCCAATTGAAACACTTTCCAACGGATTAACATATGCTTCTTATTTACAATACTTGATGAATTTAGATAAGAAACAGAAATCAAAAAAATTATTGGATTACTACTTCGTTATGGAAACTGATGAAACTGGCGCTACTACAATTCGAAATAGAAAAGCGGTTTCTTATTTTTATAATATTGCAACTTTAGGACTAACTTTTAAAGTGATTTATCCGAATCAAGAATACCGAAATGACGAACTTTTTATAGGAGGGAAATTGGGTTCTAAAAGTATACCAATGAAATTTAGAGCCGATCAAAAGAAAGTATTTATTATAGAACAAAAAAAGACACACGGAAATTATGTGCCAAATTTAGACTTAAACAAATCTATCTATAATCATGCATACTTATTCATGAATGAAGCTTTGCCAGCTACTATAAAATTTAAGATGTTTCCAGTAAAACCGCTAAAACGGAAAAAAGGTTTTAAGTTATTTATCTTCTAA
- a CDS encoding caspase family protein, whose amino-acid sequence MNYVQNTILDSLIDTSDELYDDTIKSCIYYTDYTVKLEKNCKHTKHSDDFVASNSKLQPILSLAYDKEETKDFLKDLAIKFDPLKFVSALFIIDISTIDPKHISNVDGEFEFSAEANLEENIEKYLKYVIINYNDRCVAYTKDGTVVFEEKMASTNFYNNGSFVLTSYEMISPLAHLYTGVSFAGFEIAKKNIFLLDFQFQNKQFVTSLKNQKRDGTKTFQVAEAFKKFMLSTENIILKNNTPKRFVVNTFNRNKKVVFDASAITKKTSYENLVITYESLELNLDTEFKNENSFDYEILSSFKDFIVVLKKEIYKDDASVFNNELILIGVADGQLKHELLITFFSYLQIEEIVLLEGNEQIEIAAFFLDKTKNTRQIESFIIDSFFEFYHNGTIKFNGTKNHLESNNGLYMLFNTDIGYTKNVYKEYTNVVYDYVDINNGNYYMYYDYEYPKDTFFINNITATNFKLDNYVTATVNDLVDAKNIETLSLYKQNLLDTENIQVEYTYEKVFKDEYSYEQKDTYRITTNGKEKSVQLKTYSRKIGQKYALSPSVLVGYSNDLKYFLFYSNDDLINGSLKVYDFEKGTFIFSKFLGGNRTSANIDYFQGMSFSVFKDKLIIRYNNVESEIYDLNTSEKLADYYYYSDDEWYVVTPSGLYDKSSKKTDKLYYVYDKKELFELDQFKKEYQYNDLLPLILGISDRSFPKQLNLQDEIKKLPPEIVYQIQNNKTLKGTIKKREGGARNIFFCIAGSEKKEIKPQFNSEGIASFKIDLSEFKDDYLNENNKIYVKASNATNTITSKGEILNFQYQQNTQEITKATEEDKNEPITNAKLYALFVGIENYDNRPLEYAEDDASDMKMCVELINKNLYTNAPEIIYLPNEEASKKNITDALKYIQEKANAEDVVLLYFSGHGITGEALENDYDEVTNRNFYFITEDFNYVNKEYFSELSIDENLESKQAISSTELNHFLAGDNMNAQKKILIMDACFSGRLLNPSSNKFAKSDENNLTYAQEKALQELNSKTGTIILTASRSDDRAYETENYQHSFLAWGLLKALKDKDYSKYGDNVKVDAWLKYAKYIVENEITDLNIQKPAISTNEDVDFAIGSVKNDILKNFTLAGALPIMNTADISAENPQSRGKAATIRLAINNQLKRYVEDKNSTDKKFTFRDSDYADSGYRIWGKISSKDNISTLTFSLLKDGKPIQLDMKSANNQSNPYEYSKTFDTTDLEKNIITFVKTIINQL is encoded by the coding sequence ATGAATTATGTTCAAAATACCATTCTCGATTCATTAATTGATACTTCAGATGAATTATATGACGATACTATAAAAAGCTGTATTTATTACACAGATTATACGGTTAAACTTGAAAAAAATTGCAAACACACTAAACATTCTGATGATTTTGTAGCATCAAATAGTAAGCTTCAACCGATACTTAGCTTAGCATATGATAAAGAGGAAACAAAAGATTTTCTGAAAGATTTAGCAATTAAATTTGATCCGTTAAAATTCGTTTCTGCACTATTCATCATTGATATTAGTACAATAGATCCTAAACATATTTCTAATGTAGATGGTGAGTTTGAATTTTCTGCGGAAGCAAATCTCGAAGAAAACATCGAAAAATATCTAAAGTATGTCATTATAAATTATAACGATCGATGTGTTGCGTATACAAAAGATGGAACTGTTGTGTTTGAGGAAAAAATGGCGTCCACCAACTTTTATAATAATGGCTCTTTTGTTTTGACAAGCTACGAAATGATTTCGCCGTTGGCACATTTATACACAGGAGTTAGTTTTGCAGGTTTTGAAATTGCAAAGAAAAATATATTTTTACTTGATTTTCAATTCCAAAATAAACAATTTGTTACCTCTTTAAAAAATCAAAAAAGAGATGGAACTAAAACATTTCAAGTAGCAGAAGCATTTAAAAAATTCATGCTTTCTACAGAAAACATCATACTTAAAAATAATACACCAAAAAGATTCGTTGTAAACACATTTAATAGAAATAAAAAAGTAGTGTTTGATGCAAGTGCGATTACTAAAAAAACATCTTATGAAAATCTTGTAATTACCTACGAATCGCTAGAATTAAATTTAGATACTGAATTTAAGAACGAAAACAGCTTTGACTATGAAATTCTAAGTTCATTTAAAGATTTTATAGTCGTTCTCAAAAAAGAGATCTATAAAGACGATGCTTCTGTTTTTAATAATGAATTAATACTTATTGGCGTTGCAGATGGACAATTAAAACACGAATTATTAATCACCTTTTTCTCCTATCTTCAAATAGAAGAAATAGTTCTTTTAGAAGGAAATGAACAAATAGAAATTGCCGCTTTTTTTCTTGATAAAACAAAAAATACACGGCAAATAGAAAGTTTTATAATCGATTCATTTTTTGAATTTTATCACAATGGAACAATAAAATTTAATGGAACTAAGAACCATCTTGAAAGTAATAATGGTCTTTATATGCTATTTAATACTGATATTGGCTACACTAAAAATGTTTATAAAGAATATACAAATGTCGTTTATGATTATGTCGATATTAATAATGGAAATTACTATATGTATTATGATTATGAATATCCGAAAGATACATTTTTCATTAATAATATAACTGCAACAAACTTCAAATTAGACAATTATGTAACTGCAACAGTAAATGATCTTGTAGATGCAAAAAATATTGAAACACTATCTTTATACAAACAGAATCTTCTTGATACTGAAAATATTCAGGTTGAATATACGTATGAAAAAGTATTTAAAGATGAATATTCATATGAACAAAAAGATACATATCGAATTACGACTAACGGCAAAGAAAAATCAGTTCAACTAAAAACATATTCGCGAAAAATTGGACAAAAATATGCGTTGTCGCCTTCGGTATTAGTAGGCTATTCTAATGATTTAAAGTACTTTCTTTTTTATTCGAATGATGATCTTATAAATGGTTCCCTAAAAGTATATGATTTTGAAAAAGGTACCTTTATTTTTTCTAAATTTTTAGGTGGCAATCGCACTTCTGCAAACATTGATTATTTCCAAGGAATGTCTTTTTCTGTATTTAAAGACAAACTAATCATTCGCTATAACAATGTTGAATCTGAGATTTATGATCTCAATACTTCTGAAAAATTAGCAGACTATTATTACTATTCAGATGACGAATGGTATGTAGTTACACCAAGCGGTTTGTATGACAAATCCAGTAAAAAAACGGATAAACTCTATTATGTGTATGACAAGAAAGAGCTTTTTGAATTGGATCAATTTAAAAAAGAATACCAATACAACGATCTCTTGCCATTAATTTTAGGTATTAGCGACAGATCGTTTCCAAAACAATTGAATCTACAAGATGAAATTAAAAAATTGCCGCCTGAAATTGTATATCAAATTCAAAATAACAAAACACTAAAAGGAACGATTAAAAAACGAGAAGGTGGCGCACGTAATATTTTTTTCTGCATTGCTGGAAGTGAAAAAAAAGAAATTAAGCCACAATTTAATTCGGAAGGAATTGCTTCTTTTAAAATAGACCTTTCTGAGTTTAAAGATGATTATCTTAATGAAAACAATAAAATTTATGTAAAAGCTTCCAATGCAACGAATACAATTACGAGCAAAGGCGAAATCTTAAACTTTCAATATCAACAAAACACGCAAGAAATTACCAAAGCAACGGAGGAAGATAAAAATGAACCCATCACAAATGCAAAACTCTATGCGCTTTTTGTCGGAATTGAAAATTATGACAACAGACCTTTAGAATATGCGGAAGATGATGCAAGCGACATGAAAATGTGTGTGGAACTCATTAATAAAAACTTATACACGAATGCGCCTGAAATTATCTATTTACCAAACGAAGAAGCGTCTAAAAAAAACATTACAGATGCATTAAAATACATTCAAGAAAAAGCAAATGCGGAAGATGTTGTCCTACTCTACTTTAGCGGGCACGGAATTACTGGAGAAGCATTAGAAAATGATTATGACGAAGTGACAAATCGTAATTTCTATTTCATAACGGAAGATTTTAATTATGTAAACAAAGAATATTTCTCTGAACTTTCCATTGATGAAAATCTAGAAAGCAAACAAGCAATTTCATCTACAGAATTAAATCATTTTTTAGCTGGTGACAACATGAATGCGCAAAAGAAAATATTAATTATGGATGCGTGTTTTTCTGGCAGACTTTTAAATCCTTCGTCAAATAAGTTCGCAAAATCAGATGAAAATAATCTCACATACGCGCAAGAAAAAGCATTGCAAGAACTAAATTCAAAAACAGGAACGATTATATTAACGGCTTCTCGAAGCGATGACAGAGCCTACGAAACAGAAAATTATCAACATTCGTTTTTAGCTTGGGGATTATTAAAAGCACTAAAAGACAAAGATTACAGCAAATACGGCGACAATGTAAAAGTGGATGCTTGGCTAAAATATGCAAAATACATTGTAGAAAATGAAATTACAGATCTCAACATTCAAAAACCTGCGATCAGCACAAATGAAGATGTCGATTTTGCAATTGGTTCTGTAAAAAATGACATCTTAAAAAACTTTACATTAGCTGGCGCATTGCCAATTATGAATACCGCAGATATTTCTGCCGAAAATCCGCAATCGCGTGGAAAAGCAGCTACGATTCGGTTAGCAATTAATAATCAATTGAAAAGATATGTTGAGGATAAAAATAGTACTGACAAAAAATTTACGTTCAGAGATTCCGATTATGCCGATTCTGGATATCGTATTTGGGGAAAAATTTCTAGTAAAGATAACATTTCAACACTTACGTTTTCACTCTTAAAAGATGGGAAACCTATTCAATTGGATATGAAATCAGCTAACAATCAATCAAATCCATATGAATATTCTAAAACATTTGACACTACTGATCTTGAAAAAAATATAATTACATTTGTGAAAACCATCATCAACCAACTATAA
- a CDS encoding restriction endonuclease: MSIEDKAWRKYERQIHQELASIFKDCEFEFDDRIFGKYSKIDRQIDISIRGEIGGNKILGIIDCKCFSKNIDVTIVDGFLGMIEDTKANFGIIITKKGYTSSAKNRARVKNLRLDIIEFDELEKIRLTFDYFVNQKIKNLELSKYEFFKRAKQNWGYFDPSKSNYSKRIITFKESDTSTEYFAYKRIIKESARLFRDFSDLDLVTIRIPVKEESKKKLYFSSIKRNNLEVFLKVNFDSLRDDIKLWRNDFLENKDYTKESIYDFAKENINSIEYTDYDKI; encoded by the coding sequence ATGTCAATAGAAGATAAAGCTTGGAGGAAATATGAAAGGCAAATTCATCAAGAATTAGCTTCTATATTTAAAGATTGTGAATTTGAATTCGACGATAGAATATTTGGAAAATATAGTAAAATTGATAGACAAATTGATATTTCTATTAGAGGAGAAATAGGTGGAAACAAAATTCTTGGAATAATAGACTGTAAATGTTTTTCTAAAAATATAGATGTTACAATAGTTGATGGTTTTCTTGGGATGATAGAAGATACAAAAGCTAATTTTGGAATTATAATTACTAAAAAAGGATATACTTCTTCTGCTAAAAATCGTGCTAGAGTTAAAAATTTAAGGCTTGATATAATTGAGTTTGATGAATTAGAAAAAATAAGATTAACATTTGATTATTTTGTAAATCAAAAAATTAAAAACTTAGAGTTATCAAAGTATGAGTTTTTTAAACGTGCAAAACAAAATTGGGGTTACTTTGATCCTTCTAAATCCAATTACAGTAAAAGGATTATAACATTTAAAGAAAGCGATACCAGTACAGAATATTTTGCTTATAAGAGAATAATTAAAGAAAGTGCTAGATTATTTAGAGATTTTTCTGATTTAGATTTAGTAACAATAAGAATACCTGTTAAGGAAGAAAGCAAAAAGAAATTATATTTTTCGAGCATCAAAAGAAATAATTTAGAAGTATTTCTTAAAGTCAATTTTGACTCTCTAAGAGATGATATCAAATTATGGAGAAATGATTTTCTAGAAAATAAAGATTATACAAAAGAATCGATTTACGATTTTGCAAAGGAAAATATTAATTCTATTGAATACACTGATTATGACAAAATATAA